TTATTATGGGCAGATATTCGACCACTAAAATAAAGGTATTTTTTGTGGTCAAATACTGACTGAAATAATAAATGATGCTTAGGATTATGATTAATTAAAAGCCAGATTAACGGCGGCAAAAGCAAGTAATCCACCGGCAATACCATCGTTATAACGACGACGTTTATCACTTAAACCGCCTTTTACACCAATATAAGCAAAGAAGCTACCGAGAAGGCCATAAATAATTAAGCAAGTCGTGATAAATATCCCAGATAACAGCAATGATTGTGTTGCGACATCATTATGATTATCAATAAAGTTTGGTAAAATAGCGAGATAAACTAATAAGCCTTTAGGATTAAGGAAACTGGTTAAAAAACCTTTACGAAATAGAGACGAGGTTTTAGTCGTATCAAGGACTAACGTTCCTTTTTTGCAAGCTGAAATTAACATTTTAAGAGCGAGATAACTGATATAAGTAACGCCAACCCATTTAAGTAAATGAAATAAAATGGGTGATGTAGAAACTAAGGCGGCAAGGCCTAAAGCACTTAGCAACGCATGAGTTAAGTAACCTGAAATGACGCCTGAATTAGCAATCCATGCTGATTTCATTCCTCCTGATAACCCTTGAGATGAGATAAACAGAATATCGGGTCCAGGTGTACAGATCAGCGGTAAAACAGTCAGTGCGAATAATAATAAAGTGTTAAATTCCATCTTTTCACCTGATAGAGATAGATTAATAGAAACATCGTTTTTGCTGTGAAATTTAGCTGAAAGATTATATGATGTTTTCGAAAAAATCGGGTTGCTTTGTTGCTAACAAAAAGAATTAATTGGCAATAAAATTCCATAAATAGAATTAAGGTTAATCTTTGATGTCAATAAAATTAGATAAGATAGATAAACATATTTTGCAAGTACTTCAGCGTGATGGCAAAATCCAAAACATTGAGCTAGCAAAAGAAGTTGGACTCTCACCGTCTCCTTGTCTTCGCCGAGTGCGTTTACTTGAAGAATCGGGAGTGATCACTCGTTATGTTGCTGTATTAGATGGTAGTATGGTTGATGCAGGCTTATCTTTATTCGCAAGAATTTGGTTTAGAGCACAAGATGCAGAAACCATAGAAGAATTCGTAAAGGCCATCAAGGTGTTACCTGAAGTGGTTGAGTGTCATTTAATGGCCGGTGAGTGTGATGCATTAATTCGGATCGTGACAAAAGACTTAGCCACGTATCGTCGTTTTCATGCCGATTATTTAACACAAATTCCGAGTATTCAAAGTATAAAAACAGAAGTACCAATGGAAACGGTAAAAGTCAGTTTTGCTTTGCCTCTTTAAATTAAAGAATTTATTTTAAATCATCACAAAATACTTTTAATTATGAAAGCCCCTATTTTTTAATAGGGGCTTTTGTTATCAATAACAGGTTAAACTATCCAACTTTTAATAAATCGATATATTTCTGGTAGATAAAGCAACATACAAATAAATAATGAAGCACCAATAATATAGAGATCAAATGACCAAGTACATAATGAAACGATTACCAACATGATAATAGTGAGAACAACTAAACAAAAACGAATATTTTCGAGCGTTATTTGACCAGAACAAGATAATAACTCACTTATTAATTCAAAAAGATCAGACATCGTATTCTCTTAAAATAAGTCCATTTAATAAGAGTGAGTATAATAAGGTTAATTATCAAGATCTAATTTTTATTGATAAATATATTTTTTAAAAAATGAATAATAAAGCCAAATAAATGGCCTTATTATGTTTAATTTCTTATTAATATTATTAGTAAGGGAGTTATTTTATTTTAGAAGTATTAATATACTCTTTTGTGACAATCTCTGTCGCTTTTACAATAATATCTTTTCGTGGCTTTGCATTCTGTTTTTGTTGCGTAAAATAGACGACTAAAATTAATGGTGCCTGATTTTCAGGCCAAATAATGGCGATATCATTAGTTGTACCATAATCACCACTACCGGTTTTATCTCCTACAACCCAATTGTTAGGTAAACCTGCTTTAATACTTTGATCACCCGTCGTATTGCCTTTTAACCAAGTGATAAGTTGTTGACGCTGATATTGACCTAATGCATCACCTAAAGTCAGTAATTGAAGGCTTGTAGCCATTGCAAGTGGGGAGGTCGTATCGCGGGGATCACCGTGAATGGCTGTATTTAATTCAGGCTCTTTGCGATCTAGGCGATAAGTCACATCATTGATTGAACGTGCGAATTGAGTGACTTTGGAAGGCCCTCCTAAATAATCGAGAATTTTATTCATTGCTGTATTATCACTATATTGCAAGGTAGCAGCGCTTAATTGAGCAAGTGTCATTCCAGTCGCTAAATGTTTTTCTGTAATAGGACTATAAGTGACTAAATCGGTTTTTTTGATAGTCATATGCTTATCAAGCAATCCTGCTTGTTTTTCACTTTCCTTTAAAACAGCAGCGACGGCCATGACTTTGCTGGTACTTGCCATCGCAAAGCGTTCATCACCACGATAAGTTATTTGTGAGTTATCTTTAGTATTAATTAATGCAACACCTAAACGACCTTGGCTATTTTTTTCAAGCGTACTTAATTGTTCTTCAATAGTGCTATTTGTTTTAGCCCATAGCATTGGCGATACCAATAAAGATATTAATGAAACTACGATCACTGCGGTTTGACGATATGTTGTTTTAAACATAGGGATTGATACTCATATTAATATAAGAAAGAAAATTTCAATATAAATAGATAGTTATGGATGAGATATAATGCTATTTATTTATCAAGTGCAATATCCTATTTAATTGATTCATTGACAATCGATAATAAATCACCTTAGCCTATAGAAAATCTATTGACTAAGAATATTATGCGAACACACCTTCCTCTCAACGCACTACGTGCGTTTGAAGCATCTGCAAGACACCTTAATTTCACCAAAGCAGCATTAGAACTCTATGTCACTCAAGGCGCAGTGAGTCAACAAGTAAGGATATTAGAAGAACGTTTGGGCGTAATGCTTTTTAAGCGTTTGCCTCGTGGTTTGGAGATGACGGATGATGCACAGATCTTATTTTCGGTATTAACAACGGCGTTTAGCGATATTGAACGTGTATTTAAGCAGTTTGAGCGAGGTGAATACCGTGATGTTGTTTCGATTGCCACTGTGGGAACATTTGCTGTTGGTTGGTTATTACCGCGATTGGCTGAATTTAGACAACAATACCCAAGAATAGAAGTGAATTTAAGAACAAATAATAATGTAGTTAATTTGGCAACTGAAGGATTAGATTTTGCTATTCGGTTTGGTGAAGGATTATGGCCTTTAACTCATAATAAAGCCTTATTTTCAGCACCATTAACTGTCTTGTGTTCACCAAAAACAGCAGAACGATTGCAACATCCAACTGATTTAATAAATGAAAATTTATACCGTTCTTACCGCGAAGATGAATGGCTACAATGGTTTGAAAAAGCGGGTATTGCACCTATAAAAATTATTGGGTCTATTTTTGACTCTTCGCGTTTAATGGTAGAAAGTGCAATTTATGAAGGCGGAGTTGCGTTAGCACCTGCAAAGATGTTTTCAAGAGAAATAGAAAGTGGTCAATTAATACAACCTTTTAAAATAGACGTTGAAATGGGGAAGTATTGGTTAACGTATTTAAAATCAAAACCAATGACCGCATCAATGGAAATATTTCAGCAGTGGTTAATGCGTGAAGCGTTAAAAGAGAGTCGGGAGTGAAGTAAAAATAAAAGCACTGATTAATGTCAGTGCTTTTATTTATTTTGATAGATGTATTACGTTCAATAATTATAATGAAAAATGTTCTCTGACAATTTCACGACCTATCTCAATAGAGGCTGTCGCTGCAGGGGACGGGGCATTACACACATGCAATGAACGTTTACCTTTTACAAAATGAAAATCATCTACGAGTTTACCGTCATTGGTTAAAGCCTGAGCACGAACACCCGCAGGGCCTGGATGAATATCTGCTTCACGTAAATCAGGGATCAGTTTTTGTGCATTTTGGGTAAACAGTTTGCGTGAATAAGAACGACGAAGCTCTGCCATTCCTTCACCTAAATAATGACCAGCAATTTTCCAAAAGCCCTTGTAAGTGAGAACTTCAGCAAGATCTTTTAAGTTAATATCGCTTTTTTTATAGCCTTCTCGCTTAAACGCTAATACCGCATTAGGTCCAACATCACGGTGCCCGTTGTACATACGTGTAAAATGTACACCTAAAAATGGGAAATCAGGGTTAGGAACAGGGTAAATGAGATGGTTTACTAAGTAATTTTTATTGGCATTAAGCATAAAGTATTCACCACGGAATGGAACTATCTTCATCCCTGTGTCATAACCTGCCATTTTAGCAATACGATCACTAAATAATCCTGCACAATTAATCAACCATTTGCCTGTAAATTGGTTATTGGATGTCGTTACTGTGACACTATCGTCCGTTTCATTGATCGCCGTTACAGCTTGACCAAACGTAAATTTACCGCCACGAGATTGGATGATTTCAACATGTTTTGTTGCAATTTCAGGATAATTAACAATGCCTGCATCAGGAACTAATAACGCAGCAATACCATTAACATAGGGCTCTCTGGCTTTCAGTTCACTTTCTGTCATTTTGATGACTTCAAGCCCATTATCAATACCACGTCGATAAATATTTTCTAAGGCATTTAGCTCTTTTTCATTGGTAGCGACAATCACTTTTCCACAACGATCGTAATAAAGATTATGTTGTTGGCAAAACGCATAAGTGGTGATGTTGCCTTGTTTAGCTAACCTTGCTTTAAGGCTCCCTGGCGTGTAATAAAT
This genomic stretch from Proteus vulgaris harbors:
- the gcvA_2 gene encoding DNA-binding transcriptional activator GcvA, translated to MRTHLPLNALRAFEASARHLNFTKAALELYVTQGAVSQQVRILEERLGVMLFKRLPRGLEMTDDAQILFSVLTTAFSDIERVFKQFERGEYRDVVSIATVGTFAVGWLLPRLAEFRQQYPRIEVNLRTNNNVVNLATEGLDFAIRFGEGLWPLTHNKALFSAPLTVLCSPKTAERLQHPTDLINENLYRSYREDEWLQWFEKAGIAPIKIIGSIFDSSRLMVESAIYEGGVALAPAKMFSREIESGQLIQPFKIDVEMGKYWLTYLKSKPMTASMEIFQQWLMREALKESRE
- the lhgO gene encoding hydroxyglutarate oxidase yields the protein MTYDVIIIGAGLVGLGVASALQESQPELKLLVIDKETGPAAHQSGHNSNVVHSGIYYTPGSLKARLAKQGNITTYAFCQQHNLYYDRCGKVIVATNEKELNALENIYRRGIDNGLEVIKMTESELKAREPYVNGIAALLVPDAGIVNYPEIATKHVEIIQSRGGKFTFGQAVTAINETDDSVTVTTSNNQFTGKWLINCAGLFSDRIAKMAGYDTGMKIVPFRGEYFMLNANKNYLVNHLIYPVPNPDFPFLGVHFTRMYNGHRDVGPNAVLAFKREGYKKSDINLKDLAEVLTYKGFWKIAGHYLGEGMAELRRSYSRKLFTQNAQKLIPDLREADIHPGPAGVRAQALTNDGKLVDDFHFVKGKRSLHVCNAPSPAATASIEIGREIVREHFSL
- the lrp_3 gene encoding AsnC family transcriptional regulator yields the protein MSIKLDKIDKHILQVLQRDGKIQNIELAKEVGLSPSPCLRRVRLLEESGVITRYVAVLDGSMVDAGLSLFARIWFRAQDAETIEEFVKAIKVLPEVVECHLMAGECDALIRIVTKDLATYRRFHADYLTQIPSIQSIKTEVPMETVKVSFALPL
- the leuE_3 gene encoding LysE-type transporter, with the translated sequence MEFNTLLLFALTVLPLICTPGPDILFISSQGLSGGMKSAWIANSGVISGYLTHALLSALGLAALVSTSPILFHLLKWVGVTYISYLALKMLISACKKGTLVLDTTKTSSLFRKGFLTSFLNPKGLLVYLAILPNFIDNHNDVATQSLLLSGIFITTCLIIYGLLGSFFAYIGVKGGLSDKRRRYNDGIAGGLLAFAAVNLAFN
- the blaB gene encoding Beta-lactamase precursor: MFKTTYRQTAVIVVSLISLLVSPMLWAKTNSTIEEQLSTLEKNSQGRLGVALINTKDNSQITYRGDERFAMASTSKVMAVAAVLKESEKQAGLLDKHMTIKKTDLVTYSPITEKHLATGMTLAQLSAATLQYSDNTAMNKILDYLGGPSKVTQFARSINDVTYRLDRKEPELNTAIHGDPRDTTSPLAMATSLQLLTLGDALGQYQRQQLITWLKGNTTGDQSIKAGLPNNWVVGDKTGSGDYGTTNDIAIIWPENQAPLILVVYFTQQKQNAKPRKDIIVKATEIVTKEYINTSKIK